The following proteins are co-located in the Halococcus salsus genome:
- a CDS encoding universal stress protein, producing the protein MYQGILVPTDGSELMDEVIERAVDLAGKYDASVHALYVANMGTIGTLDVDDRERIQRRLEARGERAVEAVSDAAERAGLETTTATRRGTPHQRITEYVEDHDDVDLVVMGTHGRTGLSHVLLGSVAENVLRHTTVPVLLVRVTE; encoded by the coding sequence ATGTATCAGGGGATACTGGTGCCGACGGACGGCAGCGAACTCATGGACGAGGTCATCGAGCGGGCGGTCGACCTCGCCGGAAAGTACGACGCGAGCGTTCACGCGCTCTACGTCGCCAACATGGGGACGATCGGGACCCTCGACGTCGACGACCGCGAACGGATCCAGCGCCGCCTCGAAGCCCGCGGCGAGCGCGCCGTCGAGGCGGTCAGCGACGCGGCCGAGCGGGCGGGGCTCGAGACGACCACGGCCACCCGACGGGGAACGCCTCACCAACGGATCACCGAGTACGTCGAGGACCACGACGACGTGGACCTCGTCGTGATGGGGACCCACGGTCGGACGGGACTCAGCCACGTCCTGTTGGGCAGCGTCGCGGAGAACGTGTTGCGACACACCACGGTGCCGGTGTTGCTCGTTCGCGTGACCGAGTGA
- a CDS encoding CBS domain-containing protein, which produces MDIADIATTDYTAVSADERLGKVRTAFDEESPRGLIVTDDGAYAGVITQRSLMQSHVEDSTKVSAVMNSAPRIERTADVREVARMLVEGNTKVAPVVEGEELWGIVTADGILDAVLENLDALTVSQIKTDDVVTIAEDARVGQAINRLREHGISRLPVVNDAGYLTGVLTTHDLVEFVVRNMNQPTEGERSGDSQRMLDIPVYDLMNSPVETVSGADTVRDAVAKMLDNDYNGVIVTPGDDDRHVAGVLTKTDVLRALTFTEEDHIDVQITNISLLDTITRDGVRESVTQVADKFGEMQVQHAHVRFHEHKEKLRGMPLVRCGIRLRTDKGQVAGTGEGYGAESAFRVALDKLERNVLERKGIRADEQRRGQILRKLNEI; this is translated from the coding sequence ATGGATATCGCCGATATCGCAACCACGGACTACACCGCGGTGAGCGCCGACGAACGCCTCGGAAAGGTGCGGACGGCCTTCGACGAGGAGAGCCCGCGGGGACTGATCGTCACCGACGACGGTGCGTACGCCGGCGTGATAACCCAGCGTTCGTTGATGCAGTCCCACGTCGAGGACTCGACGAAGGTCAGCGCGGTGATGAACTCGGCACCACGGATCGAGCGCACCGCCGACGTTCGCGAGGTCGCCCGGATGCTGGTCGAGGGCAACACCAAGGTCGCGCCGGTCGTCGAGGGCGAGGAGCTCTGGGGGATCGTCACCGCCGACGGGATCCTCGACGCCGTCCTCGAGAACCTCGACGCACTCACCGTCTCCCAGATCAAGACCGACGACGTGGTCACGATCGCCGAGGACGCCCGCGTCGGCCAGGCGATCAACCGCCTCCGCGAGCACGGCATCTCACGCCTCCCGGTCGTCAACGACGCGGGCTACCTCACGGGCGTGCTCACCACCCACGACCTCGTGGAGTTCGTCGTCCGGAACATGAACCAGCCGACCGAGGGCGAGCGCTCGGGCGACTCACAGCGGATGCTCGACATCCCGGTCTACGACCTGATGAATTCACCTGTGGAGACCGTCTCCGGTGCGGACACGGTTCGCGATGCGGTCGCGAAGATGCTCGACAACGACTACAACGGCGTCATCGTCACGCCCGGCGACGACGACCGCCACGTCGCGGGCGTCCTCACCAAGACCGACGTACTCCGGGCGCTCACCTTCACCGAGGAGGACCACATCGACGTCCAGATCACCAACATCTCGCTGCTCGACACCATCACCCGCGACGGCGTCCGCGAGTCGGTGACGCAGGTCGCCGACAAGTTCGGTGAGATGCAGGTCCAACACGCCCACGTCCGCTTCCACGAACACAAGGAGAAACTCCGCGGGATGCCGCTGGTCCGGTGTGGCATCCGGCTCCGAACCGACAAGGGCCAGGTCGCGGGCACGGGCGAGGGCTACGGTGCGGAGAGCGCCTTCCGGGTGGCGCTCGACAAGCTCGAACGCAACGTGCTCGAACGCAAGGGTATCCGGGCGGACGAACAGCGCCGGGGCCAGATCCTCAGAAAGCTCAACGAGATCTGA
- a CDS encoding Lrp/AsnC family transcriptional regulator: MNTRAELVSLLRENARYTTADLARMTGAEESEVESTIEALEADGVIRGYSAVVDWRNTDDEPVRALVECNVTLDRETGYDDIAKRLVGFPEVESLRLVSGEYDFSMTVEADSMGEVSRFVSEKVAPVPEITQTVTHYLMESYKEHGIEFDGDRDDDRLSVSP; encoded by the coding sequence ATGAACACCCGCGCGGAACTGGTGTCGTTGCTCCGCGAGAACGCCCGATACACGACCGCCGACCTCGCCCGGATGACGGGGGCCGAGGAGAGCGAGGTCGAATCGACCATCGAGGCGCTCGAAGCCGACGGGGTCATCCGCGGGTACAGCGCCGTCGTCGACTGGCGGAACACCGACGACGAACCCGTCCGTGCGCTGGTCGAGTGTAACGTCACCCTCGACCGCGAGACGGGCTACGACGACATCGCGAAGCGGCTCGTGGGCTTTCCCGAGGTGGAATCCCTCCGGCTCGTGAGCGGCGAGTACGACTTCTCGATGACCGTCGAGGCCGACTCGATGGGTGAGGTTTCGAGATTCGTCTCGGAGAAGGTCGCGCCAGTCCCTGAAATAACCCAGACCGTGACCCACTACCTGATGGAGTCCTACAAGGAACACGGCATCGAGTTCGACGGCGACCGGGACGACGACCGGTTGTCGGTCTCGCCATGA
- a CDS encoding cbb3-type cytochrome c oxidase subunit I translates to MGLLLVGVAAWLSRLEDWRSYTPVGGGGAVGRESGYSNEKPSGLIRWLTTVDHKDIGILYGVFAVITFVVAGLMVTLMRTELLTPSEAIIGPQFYNSMLTSHGITMLFLFGTPIIFAFGNYFIPLLIGADDMAFPRVNSIAFWMLPPATLLIWGGFIVVPFTDIQPAQTAWTMYTPLSAGVGSGTQSGTAGLGVDYMLLGLHLSGISTTMGAINFIATVFTERGEDVSWANLDIFSWTVLTQAGLILFAFPVLGSALVMLLLDRNFGTTFFVGGGAILWQHLFWFFGHPEVYILALPPMGLLSLIIPKFSGRKLFGYKFVVYSTLAIGVLSFGVWAHHMFTTGIDPRLRASFMAVSLAIAIPSAVKVFNWITTMWGGDIRLTAPMLFSIGAVSNFIIGGVTGVFLAAVPVDLTLHATYYVVGHFHYIVMGLIGFAAFAGLYYWFPLYTGKMYQKTLARWHFWLSMVGTNLTFFSMLFLGYLGMPRRYATYSLSIGPQGMMQIFHQVATLGAFLILVGQAIWLWNFVQSWFEAPTIEDTDPWNLKETNQFTHEWRWNERRIETALTDGGEEEAARTDGGEAMDVEDDTTTDAEE, encoded by the coding sequence ATGGGGCTGTTACTCGTGGGGGTGGCGGCGTGGCTCTCCCGGCTCGAGGACTGGCGCTCGTACACCCCGGTTGGTGGCGGCGGCGCGGTTGGTCGGGAGTCCGGCTACTCCAACGAGAAACCCAGCGGGTTGATCCGGTGGCTGACGACCGTCGACCACAAGGACATCGGTATCCTCTACGGTGTCTTCGCGGTCATCACGTTCGTGGTCGCCGGGCTGATGGTGACGCTGATGCGGACCGAACTCCTCACGCCGAGCGAGGCGATCATCGGGCCGCAGTTCTACAACTCGATGCTCACCAGCCACGGCATCACGATGCTGTTCCTGTTCGGGACGCCGATCATCTTCGCGTTCGGGAACTACTTCATCCCGCTCCTGATCGGCGCGGACGACATGGCGTTCCCGCGGGTCAACTCCATCGCCTTCTGGATGCTCCCGCCCGCGACCCTCCTGATCTGGGGTGGGTTCATCGTGGTGCCCTTCACCGACATCCAGCCCGCCCAGACCGCCTGGACGATGTACACCCCGCTCTCGGCGGGCGTCGGGAGCGGCACCCAGTCCGGCACCGCCGGGCTCGGGGTCGACTACATGCTGCTCGGCCTCCACCTCTCGGGGATCTCCACCACGATGGGCGCGATCAACTTCATCGCCACCGTCTTCACCGAACGCGGTGAGGACGTGAGCTGGGCGAACCTCGACATCTTCAGCTGGACCGTCCTGACCCAAGCCGGCCTGATCCTCTTCGCGTTCCCCGTGCTCGGGAGCGCGCTCGTCATGCTCCTGCTCGACCGGAACTTCGGGACGACCTTCTTCGTCGGCGGCGGCGCGATCCTCTGGCAACACCTCTTCTGGTTCTTCGGCCACCCCGAGGTCTACATCCTCGCGCTCCCGCCGATGGGGCTGTTGAGCCTCATCATCCCGAAATTTAGTGGGAGAAAACTCTTCGGCTACAAGTTCGTCGTCTACTCGACGCTCGCGATCGGCGTGCTCTCGTTCGGCGTGTGGGCCCACCACATGTTCACGACGGGTATCGACCCCCGGCTCCGCGCGAGCTTCATGGCGGTCTCGCTCGCCATCGCGATCCCGAGCGCCGTCAAGGTCTTCAACTGGATCACCACGATGTGGGGCGGTGACATCCGACTCACCGCGCCGATGCTGTTCAGTATCGGGGCGGTCTCGAACTTCATCATCGGCGGCGTGACGGGCGTCTTCCTCGCGGCGGTGCCCGTCGACCTCACGCTCCACGCCACCTACTACGTGGTCGGTCACTTCCACTACATCGTGATGGGGCTGATCGGCTTCGCGGCCTTCGCGGGGCTCTACTACTGGTTCCCGCTCTACACCGGGAAGATGTACCAGAAGACGCTCGCGCGCTGGCACTTCTGGCTCTCGATGGTCGGCACCAACCTCACGTTCTTCTCGATGCTCTTCCTCGGCTACCTCGGGATGCCCCGGCGCTACGCAACGTACAGCCTCTCGATCGGCCCGCAGGGTATGATGCAGATCTTCCACCAGGTCGCCACGCTCGGGGCGTTCCTGATCCTCGTCGGCCAGGCGATCTGGCTCTGGAACTTCGTCCAGTCGTGGTTCGAGGCACCTACCATCGAGGACACCGACCCGTGGAACCTGAAGGAGACCAACCAGTTCACCCACGAGTGGCGCTGGAACGAGCGCCGTATCGAGACCGCGCTCACCGACGGCGGCGAGGAGGAAGCGGCTCGAACCGACGGCGGCGAAGCCATGGACGTCGAGGACGACACGACGACCGACGCGGAAGAATAG
- a CDS encoding DUF7541 family protein: MDEQPGLSDQYRMSSPWPIIVVLGLVFSELGLLFNVFPVAVGGLLLFVGSVAGILLESGYAKRPWNVLLGFGVVLVVLGGALTATQLDAVSVDALVAVLTQPNGIVGRGAEMLIAGVVVAVAGASGRFVEAGSA; this comes from the coding sequence ATGGACGAGCAGCCTGGTCTCAGCGACCAGTACCGGATGTCGAGCCCGTGGCCGATCATCGTGGTGCTCGGGCTGGTGTTCTCGGAGCTGGGGCTGTTGTTCAACGTCTTCCCGGTCGCGGTCGGCGGCCTCCTCCTGTTCGTCGGGAGCGTCGCGGGGATCCTCCTCGAATCCGGCTACGCCAAGCGACCGTGGAACGTTCTGCTCGGGTTCGGGGTCGTGCTCGTGGTGCTCGGCGGCGCGCTCACCGCGACCCAGCTCGATGCGGTCTCGGTCGACGCGCTCGTCGCGGTCCTGACCCAGCCGAACGGGATCGTGGGCCGCGGCGCGGAGATGCTGATCGCGGGGGTCGTGGTCGCGGTCGCGGGCGCGAGCGGCCGATTCGTGGAAGCCGGCTCGGCCTGA
- a CDS encoding pyridoxal phosphate-dependent aminotransferase, with protein MKIAERVEQVPPSGIRRFFELAEEMDDVISLGVGEPDFTAPWSAREAAIDSLERGKTSYTANRGMRELREAIAGRVVSQYDLDYDPDEEILVTAGASEAIDAAFRAFCDPGDTVAVAQPSYVSYVPGVIFAGGEPLPVPTREADEFRLTAEVLREAGAEEAEALVYCYPNNPTGATMREEHLEPVAEFAREHDLTVLADEIYADLTYDGDHTSIATLPGMRERTVVFNGFSKAYAMTGLRLGYALAPPEAIRAMNRIHQYGMLSAPTTAQHAALDALEHCDDDVQEMRAQYDRRRRFVLSRFAEMGIDCFEATGAFYVFPESPWADAEAFAEAVLEECGVAMVPGDVFGAGGEGHLRVSYATGLNELREAMDRIEAFLE; from the coding sequence GTGAAGATAGCCGAACGAGTCGAGCAGGTCCCGCCCTCGGGCATCCGGCGCTTCTTCGAACTCGCCGAGGAGATGGACGACGTGATCTCGCTCGGGGTGGGCGAACCCGACTTCACCGCACCGTGGAGCGCCCGCGAGGCCGCCATCGACTCGCTCGAACGGGGGAAGACCTCCTACACCGCGAACCGGGGGATGCGAGAACTCAGGGAGGCCATCGCGGGTCGGGTGGTGAGCCAGTACGACCTCGACTACGACCCCGACGAGGAGATCCTGGTGACGGCGGGGGCTTCGGAGGCCATCGACGCGGCGTTCCGCGCGTTCTGCGACCCGGGGGACACGGTCGCAGTGGCCCAGCCGTCGTACGTGTCGTACGTGCCTGGCGTGATCTTCGCGGGCGGGGAGCCCCTGCCGGTACCGACGCGCGAAGCCGACGAGTTCCGGCTCACGGCGGAGGTGCTCCGGGAGGCTGGGGCCGAAGAAGCTGAGGCGCTGGTCTACTGCTATCCCAACAATCCCACGGGGGCGACGATGCGCGAGGAGCACCTCGAACCGGTGGCCGAGTTCGCCCGCGAACACGATTTGACCGTGCTCGCCGACGAGATCTACGCCGACCTGACCTACGACGGCGACCACACCTCGATCGCCACCCTGCCGGGGATGCGCGAACGAACGGTGGTGTTCAACGGCTTCTCGAAAGCCTACGCGATGACGGGGCTCCGGCTCGGCTACGCGCTCGCCCCCCCGGAGGCGATCCGCGCGATGAACCGGATCCACCAGTACGGGATGCTCTCGGCACCCACCACCGCACAGCACGCCGCGCTCGACGCGCTCGAACACTGCGACGACGACGTCCAGGAGATGCGCGCCCAGTACGACCGCCGGCGGCGGTTCGTGCTCTCGCGATTCGCGGAGATGGGCATCGACTGTTTCGAGGCCACCGGCGCGTTCTACGTCTTCCCCGAGAGCCCGTGGGCGGACGCCGAAGCGTTCGCCGAGGCGGTCCTCGAGGAGTGCGGCGTGGCGATGGTCCCCGGCGACGTCTTCGGCGCGGGCGGCGAGGGCCATCTCCGGGTTTCGTACGCGACGGGACTGAACGAGCTGCGCGAGGCGATGGACCGGATCGAAGCGTTTCTGGAGTGA
- a CDS encoding universal stress protein — MYTVVMGAGDHDRALTTARAILDLPAAPDDLHVVVVHATDTPGTVDDAVERVTDLFGENGVETTVEAVESAPPTALVTAAAEYDADLLCVGGRRHSPAGKIQLRDGAQSVILNTDRPVLVAGEPNE, encoded by the coding sequence ATGTACACCGTCGTCATGGGGGCGGGCGACCACGACCGCGCGCTCACGACCGCCCGCGCCATCCTCGACCTGCCCGCCGCACCCGACGACCTCCACGTGGTCGTGGTCCACGCCACCGACACGCCGGGGACGGTCGACGACGCGGTCGAACGGGTCACCGACCTCTTCGGCGAGAACGGGGTCGAAACCACGGTCGAGGCGGTCGAGTCCGCCCCGCCGACCGCCCTCGTCACGGCGGCAGCCGAGTACGACGCCGACCTGCTGTGCGTCGGCGGTCGTCGCCACTCGCCCGCCGGGAAGATCCAGCTCCGGGACGGCGCACAGTCGGTAATCTTGAACACCGACCGGCCGGTGCTGGTCGCGGGCGAACCGAACGAGTGA
- a CDS encoding Rieske (2Fe-2S) protein, translated as MVDGTRIADVSDVPEGGSYLFTAEDAFTNEQEVILVHCDEEPGIEAWINTCTHETQRFDRGSGAPIRDGQIICPKHGSLFDTCSGECDNGEAAGTTLPGVEVAVTDGEVVLTDDNYDYLRDGGTGDDGPSSSSHLSF; from the coding sequence ATGGTCGACGGAACGCGTATCGCGGACGTTTCGGACGTTCCCGAGGGCGGGTCGTACCTCTTCACCGCCGAGGACGCCTTCACGAACGAACAGGAGGTCATCCTGGTCCACTGCGACGAGGAGCCCGGCATCGAGGCGTGGATCAACACCTGTACCCACGAGACCCAGCGGTTCGACCGGGGTTCGGGCGCGCCGATCCGCGACGGGCAGATCATCTGCCCGAAACACGGCTCGCTGTTCGACACCTGCTCGGGGGAGTGCGACAACGGCGAAGCGGCGGGGACGACGCTGCCCGGTGTCGAGGTCGCCGTCACCGACGGCGAGGTAGTGCTGACCGACGACAACTACGACTACCTCCGGGACGGCGGCACCGGCGACGACGGGCCGTCTTCGAGTTCCCACCTCTCGTTTTAG
- a CDS encoding DUF6684 family protein, protein MAERTFDRETLLDLTVNIIPLGIILFFVVVFLAVQPWGPNLYMETVSMGLLVIPFVALAALTYFSGRIISRDEGTTGEADSEVDLSSTDATLSEQEPEEEAGEDYEMVEDTLDAEPDEDDTN, encoded by the coding sequence ATGGCAGAGCGCACCTTCGACCGTGAAACCCTCCTCGACCTCACGGTCAACATCATTCCGCTCGGGATCATCCTGTTCTTCGTGGTGGTGTTCCTCGCGGTCCAGCCGTGGGGGCCGAACCTCTACATGGAGACCGTCAGCATGGGACTGTTGGTGATCCCGTTCGTCGCGTTGGCGGCGCTCACCTACTTCTCGGGTCGCATCATCTCGCGCGACGAGGGCACGACGGGCGAGGCCGACAGCGAGGTCGACCTCTCGTCGACCGACGCTACGCTCTCCGAACAGGAACCCGAAGAGGAGGCGGGCGAGGACTACGAGATGGTCGAGGACACCCTCGACGCCGAGCCCGACGAGGACGACACGAACTGA
- a CDS encoding sodium:solute symporter family protein has protein sequence MTGLSTALVPAQLGLGIDTWSLILIALSIVLYFGIAIVMHVGDTDDFYVAGRTIPAWANGTAVAADWMSAASFISLAGLVSFLGYDGTVYLMGWTGGYVVLALLIAPYLRKYGEYTIPDFIGDRYYSNTARGVAALATLFVSLTYIAGQMRGVGIVLSRFLGVDINLGIIVALGLVALIGVLGGMKAITWTQAAQYFILIFAFVLVTVAISLNLTNNPFPQGALVTSDIASRLGQLQAEIGAGEYFLPFQEYSQLQVFAIAMTLMLGTAGLPHVIMRFYTVPSASDARRSAGFALLFISILYVCAPVLAVFAKFNLISTLHNTPVQEAQAIPWVSRWSETGLLTIQDLNNDGVIQMAGGLGATGSEVIVDADIIVLSTPEVAGLAPIVIGLVAAGGLAAALSTADGLLIAMSSAVSHDIYYKIFNPDASERQRLLIARVVVIIAAAVAAYLGINPPGFVGEVVAIAFGLAAASLFPVILLGIFDPRMNREGAITGILVGLVFTLVMVVLMTSDSIFGTADPILPTFLGLEAQGIGLVGTILNFVVAFAVSRVTPPPPEEIQNLVEDIRLPQGSRTGSETAADGGEVQADGGEVRTDGGADLATAARDARTDSPNRDETN, from the coding sequence ATGACCGGACTCTCGACCGCACTGGTCCCGGCCCAGCTCGGGCTCGGGATCGACACGTGGAGCCTGATCCTGATCGCCCTCTCGATCGTTCTCTACTTCGGCATCGCCATCGTGATGCACGTCGGCGACACCGACGACTTCTACGTCGCGGGTCGGACGATCCCGGCGTGGGCGAACGGCACGGCGGTCGCCGCCGACTGGATGTCCGCCGCATCGTTCATCTCGCTCGCGGGCCTCGTCTCGTTCTTGGGGTACGACGGCACCGTCTACCTGATGGGCTGGACCGGCGGCTACGTGGTGCTCGCCCTGCTCATCGCGCCGTACCTCCGCAAGTACGGCGAGTACACCATCCCCGACTTCATCGGGGACCGCTACTACTCGAACACCGCGCGCGGCGTCGCCGCGCTCGCGACGCTGTTCGTCTCGCTGACCTACATCGCCGGGCAGATGCGCGGCGTCGGCATCGTGCTCAGTCGATTCCTGGGTGTCGACATCAACCTCGGGATCATCGTCGCGCTCGGGCTCGTCGCACTGATCGGCGTGCTCGGCGGGATGAAGGCGATCACCTGGACCCAGGCGGCCCAGTACTTCATCCTGATCTTCGCGTTCGTGCTCGTCACGGTCGCGATCTCGCTCAACCTCACGAACAACCCCTTCCCACAAGGCGCACTCGTCACGAGCGACATTGCCTCACGACTCGGCCAGTTGCAGGCCGAGATCGGTGCCGGGGAGTACTTCTTACCCTTCCAGGAGTACTCACAGCTCCAAGTCTTCGCCATCGCGATGACGCTGATGCTCGGGACCGCGGGGCTGCCCCACGTCATCATGCGCTTTTACACCGTGCCGAGCGCCTCGGACGCGCGCCGGTCGGCGGGCTTCGCACTGCTATTCATCTCGATCCTTTACGTGTGTGCGCCCGTGCTCGCGGTCTTCGCGAAGTTCAACCTCATCAGCACGCTACACAACACGCCCGTTCAGGAGGCTCAAGCCATCCCGTGGGTCAGTCGGTGGTCCGAGACCGGCCTGCTCACGATACAGGACCTCAACAACGACGGCGTCATCCAGATGGCGGGCGGCCTCGGGGCGACGGGCAGCGAGGTCATCGTCGACGCCGACATCATCGTGCTCTCGACGCCCGAGGTCGCGGGGCTCGCACCGATCGTGATCGGCCTCGTGGCGGCGGGCGGGCTGGCGGCGGCGCTCTCGACGGCGGACGGACTACTGATCGCGATGTCGAGCGCCGTCTCGCACGACATCTACTACAAGATATTCAACCCGGACGCCTCCGAGCGCCAGCGCCTGCTCATCGCGCGGGTCGTCGTCATCATCGCCGCGGCGGTCGCGGCGTACCTCGGCATCAACCCGCCGGGCTTCGTCGGTGAAGTGGTCGCGATCGCCTTCGGGCTCGCGGCCGCCAGCCTGTTCCCGGTGATCCTGCTCGGGATCTTCGACCCACGGATGAACCGCGAAGGGGCCATCACCGGCATCCTCGTCGGGTTGGTCTTCACGCTCGTCATGGTCGTGTTGATGACCTCCGATTCGATCTTCGGGACGGCGGATCCGATCCTCCCGACCTTCCTCGGGCTCGAAGCCCAGGGTATCGGGCTGGTCGGGACCATCCTCAACTTCGTGGTGGCGTTCGCGGTCTCGCGGGTCACGCCGCCGCCACCCGAGGAGATCCAGAACCTCGTCGAGGACATCCGGCTGCCCCAGGGCTCGCGGACCGGCAGCGAGACGGCCGCCGACGGCGGCGAGGTCCAGGCGGATGGTGGCGAGGTCCGGACCGACGGCGGTGCCGACCTCGCGACGGCCGCCCGCGACGCACGAACGGATTCCCCGAATCGGGACGAAACGAACTAA
- a CDS encoding DUF7520 family protein, which translates to MSENPTAGRIAGYDGRSVVLFVYVVVVAIAGCWGYLLGALGIQDLQSVSLFFLFEIQPTPVGLAVYGMLTLGVGLGVVLLAVGYVSRHYTA; encoded by the coding sequence ATGTCCGAGAACCCGACGGCCGGGCGCATCGCCGGCTACGACGGTCGAAGCGTGGTGCTGTTCGTCTACGTCGTCGTCGTCGCCATCGCGGGCTGTTGGGGCTATCTCCTCGGGGCCCTCGGGATCCAGGACCTCCAGTCGGTCTCGTTGTTCTTCCTCTTCGAGATCCAGCCGACGCCGGTCGGGCTCGCGGTCTACGGCATGCTCACCCTGGGTGTCGGGCTCGGGGTCGTGCTGTTGGCCGTCGGCTACGTCTCCCGACACTACACGGCGTAA
- a CDS encoding lycopene cyclase domain-containing protein — MVPDIDVFGRYTYLVTEVVFGAFAYALLSATGALGRAAKTVVALYPLAYVWDRYTLDVGVFQINLRTGREFLGIPIEEHLFMVVVPSLVVGFYEVVNPRDDT; from the coding sequence CTGGTGCCCGACATCGACGTGTTCGGTCGGTACACGTATCTCGTGACGGAGGTCGTCTTCGGCGCGTTCGCCTACGCCCTCCTCTCGGCGACCGGCGCGCTCGGTCGTGCCGCCAAGACCGTCGTCGCGCTCTACCCGCTGGCGTACGTCTGGGACCGCTACACCCTCGACGTGGGAGTCTTCCAGATCAACCTCCGCACCGGCAGGGAATTTCTGGGGATCCCCATCGAGGAGCACCTCTTCATGGTCGTGGTGCCCTCGCTGGTGGTGGGCTTCTACGAGGTCGTCAATCCACGGGACGACACCTAA
- a CDS encoding DUF4212 domain-containing protein: MGESETGTKSDGETRSGTGISEANAKEYWRRNVKLIAGLFVVWFVVSFLVAIILAEPLSTVNIGAVPLPFWFAQQGSIIVFVALIWIYVWRMNKLDREFGVQD, from the coding sequence ATGGGTGAATCCGAGACGGGAACGAAGTCGGACGGCGAAACTCGGAGTGGGACGGGCATCAGCGAGGCCAACGCCAAGGAGTACTGGCGGCGGAACGTCAAGCTGATCGCCGGGCTGTTCGTCGTCTGGTTCGTCGTCTCGTTCCTCGTGGCGATCATCCTCGCGGAACCGCTCTCGACGGTCAACATCGGGGCGGTCCCGCTGCCGTTCTGGTTCGCCCAGCAGGGGTCGATCATCGTCTTCGTGGCGCTGATCTGGATCTACGTCTGGCGGATGAACAAACTCGACCGCGAGTTCGGGGTGCAAGACTGA
- a CDS encoding cytochrome c oxidase subunit 3 produces the protein MGTADDTSDDGGGHHLPAVTDFPRGFGEASWWPYIASVGAAGIYIGAALFFMGHNGASIVPAIAGPAVFGVSIVVTLAGIFGWLYHAFVANYWERAADEHSGNMLRFGMLLFLCTEIFTFGAGFVYYFFIRTGSWSGAEIPAELLSPLVAANTVLLVVSSFTFHFAEVELRKDNHRRFTALLGVTLLLGLVFIGGQIYEYNLFIVHEGFTLTSGIFASAFFGLTGLHGLHVSMGAVLILIVLARALMGQYSAERHTSVSTVSMYWHFVDVVWLFLVAVIYIGAVAP, from the coding sequence ATGGGAACAGCGGACGATACGAGCGACGACGGCGGCGGACATCACCTCCCGGCGGTGACGGACTTCCCGCGCGGGTTCGGCGAAGCCAGCTGGTGGCCCTACATCGCGTCGGTCGGCGCGGCGGGGATCTACATCGGCGCGGCCCTGTTCTTCATGGGCCACAACGGGGCTTCCATCGTGCCCGCGATCGCGGGCCCCGCCGTATTCGGGGTCTCGATCGTCGTCACGCTGGCTGGGATCTTCGGCTGGCTCTACCACGCCTTCGTCGCGAACTACTGGGAGCGCGCCGCCGACGAGCACTCGGGGAACATGCTTCGGTTCGGGATGTTGTTGTTCCTCTGTACCGAGATCTTCACCTTCGGTGCGGGCTTCGTCTACTACTTCTTCATCCGGACCGGGAGCTGGTCGGGTGCTGAGATCCCCGCCGAACTCCTGAGCCCGCTCGTCGCCGCCAACACCGTCCTGCTTGTCGTCAGCAGTTTCACCTTCCACTTCGCCGAGGTCGAACTCAGAAAGGACAACCACCGACGGTTCACCGCGTTGCTCGGGGTCACCCTCCTGCTCGGGCTGGTCTTCATCGGCGGCCAGATCTACGAGTACAACCTCTTCATCGTCCACGAGGGCTTCACGCTGACCTCCGGCATCTTCGCCAGCGCCTTCTTCGGACTCACGGGCCTCCACGGGCTCCACGTCTCGATGGGGGCGGTCCTCATCCTCATCGTGCTCGCGCGTGCGCTCATGGGCCAGTACTCCGCCGAGCGCCACACCTCGGTGAGCACGGTCTCGATGTACTGGCACTTCGTGGACGTCGTCTGGCTCTTCCTCGTCGCCGTGATCTACATCGGCGCGGTCGCGCCGTGA